A stretch of DNA from Bremerella alba:
GCATCCAGCCGGCCAGAAAGACGCGTGGGCCAGCCAGTTTGAGAAGCTGTTTCGATCGTTCCATCGATACTTCGCAGCACGAGGCATTCATCTGCAGCGGAACGAATTCCCCTTGGTCGCGGTCGTGTTCCCGGACTTTCGTTCGTATCAAGAGTATGCCGCCAAGGATGGGATGCGAGTTTCGCCGGGACTGGTCGGGTACTACTCTTCGCTCACCAATCGCGTGGCCCTGTACGACGTGACCCACGGCAACCACGATAACCCGGCATGGTCCGACAATATGGCCACAATCATTCACGAGGCCACCCACCAAACGGCCTTCAACACCGGTGTTCACAGCCGCTATGCACCGCAGCCGAAGTGGATGGTGGAAGGACTCGCAACCATGTTTGAAGCACCCGGCGTGTGGGATTCGCACAACCATGCAACCCTCCGCGACCGCGTCAACAAAACTCGGATGCTCGAGTTTCTGGAGTATGCCAAGACTCGTCGGCCTGCGAATTCCATGGCCCAGTTCATTGCTACCGACGACGCCTACTACAAACGCCCAGCGACTGCCTATGGCGAAGGCTGGGCAATGGTCTTCTACCTCATCGAAACACGTCCCCGCGAATTCGCTGCGTATGTCCGAAAGGTTGCCGCGCGCTCAGCCGACCAAGACTACACGGCAGAAGAGCGTCTGCGCGACTTCCAAAGTGCGTTCGGAAGTAACTTCGATCAGTTGGAAGCACACTTTCTGCGGTATATCACCGACCTGCCTAATAAGATGTAAGCCAGGCAGCTTTCTGTCATTACGCTTCTTGCTCGAGCTCGGCCTGCTCGCGCTGGGCTTGCAGCTGTTTATCGACCGCTTTATGGTGATCCCAGTTGCCCGTCGATCCGGCGCGGCGTTCATCGAGGTTTGTCAGAATATCACGCGGGCCGTACAGAATGACCGTGTCGTCGGCTTGCAGTTGCGTGTGACCGCGGGGAACTCCGATATAGTCGACCCCGGGGCGTTCGATACCCAAGACTAAGACTCCTTCTTCTGAAAGCCGCAGGCCGGACAGGTCGCCTTTGACGAGCCAGTCATCTTCCTGGACGATCATTTCCACCACCATAAAACCGTTGCCCAGGTGCAATAGATTCGAGTAGTCGGCCACTTCCAAATCGGTCCAACGACGCAAGGCCCATTCGACCAGGTTATTCAAACGCTTATCGAGCCACTCGCTTTGAGTGATGAACCATAAGATCCCTAAGCCGATACCCAATGAACCGAAGCGAATCCAGATGCTTACGGGGTGTTCGTCGCCGGTGTTCACAAACGAAAGCATCAGCGAGCTAACGGCCGTCACGATCCCGGCGTTCCCCAGAAGCATCAGCAGCATGATGATCTTTCGTCGCACCGGATGCTGCGTCACTTTGTCCGATTCCGATGTCGTAAAGCCTGCCCCGGTGAATGCGGATCGAGCTTGAAATTGCGCCAACTGGTGCGAGATGCCTGTCAGCACCAAAGCGATGGTCGCAATGCGAACGACCATTAATGAGATCACAATGACCAGAAAGAGTGAGATGATGGGCAGAAACGATGCCATTAAACCGTATTTATCCCCCGAAAACGTTTTGCTTGGAATGTGGACGTTGTGATATCGTAAGTATGCAAATCACGCGCCGATGTTCTGCTGCGTCAATACGCGTACCGCGATACAGAAACCCTAGTTAACCTCTGGCAGCTTCCCTTCTGGCAACCGGAAGTCACTATGTTCGATCCCTTCGAACCATCGTCCTGCTATATCGGAACCACCAGTTTCCTCTCAAGCGAAAATCACCACGATGCAACAACTGGCCCTGTGGACCTTTCGAGGCGACATCCTTCACCCGAATAATATCAGTGCGATCGTGGTCATCGACGACGGCCAGTATTTGGCAATCGCCGGCGACGAAGGCGCGTCGGTTCAAATCCTCCGCCGTCGTGCTCCCGGCGACTACGATGTCGATGGGATCATCGACTTGAAGGACCAACTGGAAGACAAAAAATCGGAAATAGATATCGAAGGATTAGCGTTTAGCGACTTCCGCTTGTACGTGCTGGGGTCTCACTCGAAGAAGCGAGAGAAACTCAATCCAAAACGAACACAGAAGCACAACCGCGATCGTTTGAAACAGCGCGACAAGCAGCCAGACCGGCAAGGATTGTTCGAGATCAAATACCTGGGCAGGGGGAAGTTCTCTGACAAGGTGAAGCCGTGCGACTTGCTGCCCACGCTGAAGGAAAACGATCTGCTCGCTCCTTTCCTGGCGATCCCCAGCAAAGAGAACGGCATCGACCTAGAAGGACTCGCTGCCGAGGGCGACGACCTGCTGGTCGGGTTTCGGGGGCCTGTCTTACGAGAAGGCCTGGTACCTATTCTTAAGCTTGACTTCGACAAACCGGAAAAAGCCGACGTCCTGCTGGTCGATCTCGGCGGACGTGGTATTCGCGACCTGGTGCGAACCAACAGCGACTATCTTATTCTGGCGGGTCCAATGCGGGACGAACCCCTTTCTTACAGGATCTACCAATGGAATGGTAAGGATGCGATCCCAGGCCGTGACTGCGATCAAGCGAACCTTCCACGAAACCTGGGTGAAGTCCCCTTGCCGCATTTTGGTGCCAAGCCGGAAGGGCTCGGACTGGTCGAAGAGACCGAGGCCTACTTCGATGTCGTTCTGGTCTGCGATAGCTCTTCCAATGGTAGCCCGACGGTGCTGCGAATCGCGAAACCCATTCTTGTTTCGCCGTAGCCATGCGCACGAAAAAGCTGCGTTGGGGTGGGAAAGGGTGAGAGACCTTTCCGCTTGGTGTCCCCGCGGCAGCTATTATTTCGGGCGCAAGCGCGTTTGCCAGCGCGATGGTTGACGGTAAGTTACTCTTCGTCGGTTTCCGCTTTGGCCAAACGCCCCGAGAGCTGCTCAGGCTGACTCAACTCGCTCCGCTGTTCTATGGGAAACATATTGCGTTCGAGTACTTCCGGGTCGTAGGTTGTCCACGTTTCACGAACGTTGTCTGCGTAAACCTTGCGATGGACGTTCATGTCACGCCAATGGCAGATGAATTGATCCTGATTCCACGACTTGCGCGGAAGCTGATCGTCGGTCTTAAGCAGCCGCCAGGCGCGGACCTGAAATCTTTGGGATGCACTATCCCATTGGTAGAAAATAAGTTGATTGATTACGAGACGGCCTTGTAGGTCGTACAAGTGATTAATTTCGACGAGGTCGACACGGTCGACCACGTGGGTTTCGATAGGGGAAGCCCCCATCGACGCCATCGTAAGGATGGACGCGACTACGAACGAGGTCATGCTCGTCTCCCTAGTGCCAGTCGTTGGAAATGGAGAGTTCCGCGATCCATCGGCGGAGCTACTGTGCGCAAGGCTGTCGTTCGCATTCCGGAATGCTAAAGCGCTTCTCAGTCGAGAAGTGCTCTTAAAACTCGGTACGCGAAACATGTGCCAAAACACGATGTTGGTTACCGCCAACCGACCGTAACTCTAAAAGCCAATTGACTTTTAAAAAAGCCAAAACAAGCCGAGCGACAGGCCGCTACCCAGGCATATCATTAACAATGCTCAAGTGAGGTGCACGTACCTTTATGGATGCTTATTTCTTCAACATGTTCACGGGGCGCCCATATTATGCGTTTGATTCAATCCCTAACTCGCAACCAACTCACCCTAAACCCCCACAACTCGCAGTAAGATAGATAAACCCAACTGGGGCCAGATCACGCGTATTTGGTAAGAAGTGATCCTAAGCGATACGATAGAAGTGCTTTTCGGAGATCAACTTAGGGGGAATCAAAACCAGATGAGATGGACCGTTCTGCAATGGATTGCCCTAATGTGGATTCTGGCTGTCGTCGTCGGGGCTTTTGGTTCACTCTTCGAACCCCCTTGGGTCTTGGACGGGTTCTGGTTCATTTTGGTGCCCCCTTTTGTAATGGCTTCGCTGCTGGGCATTTGGCTGACGGCAGGCATCGGGCCTGTGTGGCTGCGAATGCTCGGGATGATCGTAGGGCAAAGCTTGCTTGTTTTGATCATGGCGCTGATAAGCTATGAAAGCCCCGTCGACTTTACTCCGGGGCTCGCGGCCACGACCGCTTTCACAGCCCTGGCGATGCTTGGCCTGGGCTGTCTTGGTTCGATGTTACCGATCCACACTACCTGGAAAGTCCGCATCGCCTTGTGGGAAATTGTGGTCAGCGTGGGTTTGATCGGCGTGACGTTCGCCATCATTCGCTTGGTCTCAGAAATCTTCGTGTGGGATTGGCTGGCATGGGCATCCCAGGCAGGCGTTCACTTTCTGGTGTTTTCACTGTTCTCCGGCACGCTCATGACAATCGTTCTGCTGCCGCTCATCGTTCGAGGTCGCCGGCCACGCTCGATTGCGGCGATCCTGTTGCTTGTTGCCGTCGCCCTCATTCCGCTCATCGAAGCACGGACCTTCGAGTTGTTAGACTTAACCGGCGGACATCTCGAACTGTTTTATGCCGCCCACGCCGGCCAAACGGTGATGGCCCTGGCAATCATGATTCCTCTGATCACCATCTTCCCTGGCGTGCTCGTCAAGCATATGCGACCCGAGGTTAAGCCGCTGGATCGAGTCGACGAAAAACCGCATCACCCCCATGGCGAACAAGACTTCGCAGACATGCAATGAACCTACTTCCTAAAGTTGTCGCCCATTGGAAATGGCCCTCGCGGTGGCAGTGGTTGGTCCTAACTTGGTTGGTTGCGTTGAATGCTACACCCTATGTCATTGTGGCATTAACCTCCGGCAGCTTCAGCATTTTGCACTGGGTCATCTGGACGATGCTATCAAGTCCCTTTGCTTTGATCGGCATGTTCAGTTTCCTGAGCGTCGCCGGCGGATGGCCAGTCATGGCCCGGCGACTGACAGGGGTAACCGGGTCGCTGTTGGTCATTGGCTTGCTGATGTTCCTACTCAACGAAGAGGCGGTGGGTGTCAGTGCCTGGTTACTGCTGGAAGCCGTGGTCATTGTTGTCATGACGCTGTTGTCCTGCCGTTTTTTCGGAATCCCGGCACGACCCAACCGCTGGTCGCTGCAGTTCTCGCTGGCCGAGATCATCTTGCTCAGTGGATTGGCCGGTGTGTTTCTCTTCATGCTACGTTTGGCAGACGCAACCGATCTTCAGTTTTGGAAACAGGCGCAAGAGATGATCTTTGTCATCTTCGCGTTTGTCTCCGGCGTTTACCTGGTGCCAATTTGCCTGTCTACCGTGGCCACGTCGCGCCGCGCAGTGACCTGGTGGATTGTCTCCTGCTTGGCGTTATGGGCCGTTGTCCCGCTGATCTTTCTGGCTGCCTTGATGCCATTTGAATCCTGGTCGGGGAACCTCGCTTTGATCCTTGCCGTTCTCTATCCGGTCCTGGGCGTTCAAGCACTGATGGTATGGGGAACGCTTTTCCCCATACGCATCTTCTTTCCAAATGTGTTGTTTGCGAAAGAAGACTCGCCGGCTACTGCTGTTCAAGACAAATCAGATACTCTTGCCGACGCCCCTGCGAGCTATCCGCATAGCGAGCATACAGACGTCCCTGACTAACGATCGGGGTGGCGAAGACCTCGTCTCCCAGCCGGTTTTCTGCGACCAGATCGTAGCTTTGCGGGTTCGCTTTGATCACCCACACGTTTCCTTTCTCGTTGGCGACAAAGATATTCTCGCCACTCAATAGGGGCGACGCACTAACGGGGCCGCCCAGGCGGGTCTTCCATTTCTCTTCGCCGGTCTGGCCATCCCAACAGAAGAAGATCCCTCCGTCGTTGAACGCGTAGAGGTAACCATCGTGAGCGAGCATCGACTGCTCGTAGCATTTCTCGTTGTTGGTCCACAGCACCTGACCCGAGCCGCCTGCTTTCACGGCAATCGTCTGAGGGTCGGGAAATCCACCACTGGCAAAGACCGTGTCCCCTTCCCACACCATCGTGCCACAGGTGGCATTGGTGGTACCTGGGACTGCCCACAACGGCTCGCCTGTTTTTGGATCGTAGGAAGAGACCGCCTTCAACCCACTGATGAGCATCTGATCCTTGCCGCCTATCTTGGCCACAACTGGGGAG
This window harbors:
- a CDS encoding TrkA C-terminal domain-containing protein → MASFLPIISLFLVIVISLMVVRIATIALVLTGISHQLAQFQARSAFTGAGFTTSESDKVTQHPVRRKIIMLLMLLGNAGIVTAVSSLMLSFVNTGDEHPVSIWIRFGSLGIGLGILWFITQSEWLDKRLNNLVEWALRRWTDLEVADYSNLLHLGNGFMVVEMIVQEDDWLVKGDLSGLRLSEEGVLVLGIERPGVDYIGVPRGHTQLQADDTVILYGPRDILTNLDERRAGSTGNWDHHKAVDKQLQAQREQAELEQEA
- a CDS encoding DUF1570 domain-containing protein, which produces MKFLKIALLSATLSCLTFGPFFLAETAAQQTTYPVMIQLDLKDETIQATPVLATEQRVIMLGRDGRMWDFAPQSASNFVQLATSFRPLPQFEMRGDLLAEFGNGYDVTGTGNYLVVHPAGQKDAWASQFEKLFRSFHRYFAARGIHLQRNEFPLVAVVFPDFRSYQEYAAKDGMRVSPGLVGYYSSLTNRVALYDVTHGNHDNPAWSDNMATIIHEATHQTAFNTGVHSRYAPQPKWMVEGLATMFEAPGVWDSHNHATLRDRVNKTRMLEFLEYAKTRRPANSMAQFIATDDAYYKRPATAYGEGWAMVFYLIETRPREFAAYVRKVAARSADQDYTAEERLRDFQSAFGSNFDQLEAHFLRYITDLPNKM
- a CDS encoding DUF3616 domain-containing protein, which encodes MQQLALWTFRGDILHPNNISAIVVIDDGQYLAIAGDEGASVQILRRRAPGDYDVDGIIDLKDQLEDKKSEIDIEGLAFSDFRLYVLGSHSKKREKLNPKRTQKHNRDRLKQRDKQPDRQGLFEIKYLGRGKFSDKVKPCDLLPTLKENDLLAPFLAIPSKENGIDLEGLAAEGDDLLVGFRGPVLREGLVPILKLDFDKPEKADVLLVDLGGRGIRDLVRTNSDYLILAGPMRDEPLSYRIYQWNGKDAIPGRDCDQANLPRNLGEVPLPHFGAKPEGLGLVEETEAYFDVVLVCDSSSNGSPTVLRIAKPILVSP